The Catenuloplanes niger genome includes a window with the following:
- a CDS encoding IS256 family transposase — protein sequence MSPRKKIEGDGRQLSPEQAAAAAMVAEAKARGLELTGPNGLLKLFTKNVLETALNEEMTEHLGHAKNQASPERESTNVRNGSRGKTVISDAAGEVRIDVPRDREGTFEPQIVKKRQRRLTEVDEIVLSLYAKGMTTGEISAHFAEIYGASVSKETISRITDKVVAEMTEWSTRPLDAVYVAVFIDAIVVKVRDGQVANRPVYAAIGVTVDGHKDVLGLWSGSGGEGAKFWMSVLVDLKNRGVRDVFFVVCDGLKGLPDTVEAVWPQAIVQTCIIHLIRNTFRLTSRADADAIKRDIKPIYTAVNADAALAALDDLEEKWGSKYRAMIRLWRNAWDEFIPFLDYDVEIRKVICSTNAIESLNARYRRAVRARGHFPSEQAALKCLYLVTRSLDPTGAGRARWTIRWKPVLNAFAITFGDRWPAAETY from the coding sequence GTGAGTCCACGGAAGAAGATCGAGGGTGACGGGCGGCAGCTGTCGCCGGAGCAGGCCGCTGCGGCGGCGATGGTGGCCGAGGCGAAGGCGCGCGGGCTGGAACTGACCGGTCCGAACGGCCTGTTGAAGCTGTTCACCAAGAATGTCCTCGAGACCGCGTTGAACGAGGAGATGACTGAACACCTCGGTCATGCGAAGAACCAGGCATCGCCGGAGCGTGAGTCGACAAATGTGCGCAACGGCAGCCGCGGCAAGACGGTGATCTCGGATGCGGCCGGTGAGGTGCGTATCGACGTGCCGCGAGATCGGGAAGGGACGTTCGAGCCGCAGATCGTGAAGAAACGGCAACGGCGCCTGACCGAGGTCGACGAGATCGTGTTGTCGTTGTATGCGAAGGGAATGACGACCGGGGAGATCTCCGCGCATTTTGCGGAGATCTACGGTGCGTCGGTGTCGAAAGAGACGATCTCGCGGATCACCGATAAAGTCGTGGCGGAGATGACGGAATGGTCGACCCGGCCACTCGATGCCGTTTACGTGGCCGTGTTCATCGACGCCATCGTCGTCAAGGTCCGTGACGGCCAGGTCGCCAACCGGCCGGTCTACGCGGCCATCGGGGTCACCGTGGACGGCCACAAAGACGTCCTGGGGTTGTGGTCCGGCTCCGGTGGCGAGGGCGCCAAGTTCTGGATGAGTGTCCTGGTGGATCTGAAGAACCGTGGCGTGCGGGATGTGTTCTTCGTCGTCTGCGACGGGCTGAAAGGGCTGCCGGACACCGTCGAGGCGGTGTGGCCGCAAGCGATCGTCCAGACCTGCATCATTCATCTGATCCGGAACACTTTTCGTCTGACCTCCCGGGCGGATGCCGACGCGATCAAACGCGACATCAAACCGATTTACACGGCGGTCAACGCCGACGCCGCGCTCGCCGCTCTGGACGACCTCGAGGAGAAATGGGGGAGTAAATACCGGGCGATGATCCGGTTGTGGCGTAACGCGTGGGATGAGTTCATCCCGTTCCTCGATTACGACGTCGAGATCAGGAAGGTGATCTGTTCGACGAACGCGATCGAATCATTGAACGCCCGCTACCGTCGTGCTGTTCGCGCACGCGGGCATTTCCCCAGCGAGCAGGCCGCGTTGAAATGCCTGTATCTTGTGACCCGCAGCCTGGACCCGACCGGGGCCGGCCGCGCACGATGGACGATCCGCTGGAAGCCCGTGCTGAACGCCTTCGCCATCACCTTCGGTGACCGCTGGCCGGCCGCCGAAACCTACTGA
- a CDS encoding XRE family transcriptional regulator has protein sequence MRHPLARALHGIGMDMTDVAARLEVDPKTVARWIDGRVPYPRHRAALVRLTGWTERDLWPAAAPPEPTDVASEVRVTYPHRSSVPADVWHRFFTRADAEIGVLAYSALFLAEDAAVLALLRKKAEAGTRVRLLLGDPDGIFVAARGAEEGVGDLMTARIHNALLLFRHRTTFNPVDIRLHDTTLYASIFRADDELMINPHVYGKPASHAAVLHLRRRPSGEGMAQTYLESFERIWREARRLT, from the coding sequence ATGAGGCATCCGCTCGCCCGCGCGCTCCACGGCATCGGCATGGACATGACCGATGTGGCCGCGCGCCTGGAGGTCGATCCCAAGACCGTCGCCCGCTGGATCGACGGCCGCGTGCCCTATCCCCGGCACCGCGCGGCCCTCGTCCGTCTGACCGGCTGGACCGAACGGGACCTGTGGCCCGCCGCCGCGCCACCGGAGCCCACGGACGTCGCTTCCGAGGTACGGGTTACCTACCCGCACCGCTCATCCGTTCCGGCTGACGTCTGGCACCGCTTCTTCACTCGCGCTGATGCAGAGATTGGGGTGCTTGCCTACAGTGCCCTCTTTCTCGCCGAAGACGCCGCCGTGCTCGCCCTCCTACGGAAGAAGGCCGAAGCCGGCACCCGCGTCCGCCTCCTCCTGGGCGACCCGGACGGCATATTCGTCGCCGCCCGCGGTGCGGAGGAAGGCGTCGGAGACCTGATGACGGCCCGCATCCACAACGCCCTCCTCCTCTTCCGCCACCGAACAACCTTCAACCCCGTCGACATCCGACTGCATGACACAACGCTCTACGCCTCGATTTTCCGCGCCGACGACGAGCTGATGATCAACCCGCACGTCTACGGCAAGCCGGCCTCCCACGCCGCCGTCCTCCACCTCCGACGACGCCCGAGCGGAGAGGGAATGGCGCAGACCTACCTCGAATCCTTCGAACGCATCTGGCGAGAGGCCCGCCGTCTTACCTAG